A single region of the Montipora capricornis isolate CH-2021 chromosome 13, ASM3666992v2, whole genome shotgun sequence genome encodes:
- the LOC138028248 gene encoding QRFP-like peptide receptor isoform X3, with translation MTNDSDLQNRTLNFKFFSSSECIAWLTIFGIEAVAIVTLNALTIIIFLKEQSLRGKRSVYLVISLAVADMLVGCNLIYVTFYLGKYCNFWTINVFETNLGLQALLTYFPAVSVTNLAVISLERVHATFRPFKHRLVKKMVFGAAVAAVWFTVGVLMASVFSRLLFDISMYQAEAAFVSFQFCCILIILVSYTSIAAKFYSTTHYQRHGAISRERKLTKTLLIVTVVSLILLLPYGIVLFYVRSLGESSFETSAYQIGWYWHVIYCVSCFFYANSFINPFLYAIKIPEFKRALLLLLRCRSPRSKAVQIFPLNDI, from the coding sequence ATGACCAATGATTCTGATCTTCAAAACAGAAcgttaaatttcaaatttttttcgtCATCGGAGTGCATCGCCTGGCTGACAATCTTTGGCATCGAGGCTGTTGCTATCGTGACACTGAATGCCCTTACAATCATTATTTTCCTGAAAGAGCAAAGTCTTCGCGGCAAGCGTAGTGTGTACCTGGTGATCAGCCTTGCAGTGGCAGACATGCTCGTTGGATGCAATTTGATCTATGTGACTTTTTATCTGGGAAagtattgtaatttttggaCGATTAACGTATTTGAGACCAACTTGGGCTTACAAGCTTTGCTCACTTACTTCCCAGCAGTCTCAGTAACAAACCTCGCTGTTATTTCTTTGGAGCGAGTGCACGCAACATTTCGTCCATTCAAGCATCGTCTAGTCAAAAAAATGGTGTTTGGAGCAGCTGTTGCGGCTGTTTGGTTTACAGTTGGCGTTTTGATGGCCAGCGTTTTTTCACGGTTGCTGTTCGACATTAGTATGTATCAGGCGGAAGCAGCATTCGTCTCATTCCAATTCTGTTGCATTTTAATTATCCTGGTTTCTTACACGTCCATCGCTGCTAAGTTTTACAGTACAACTCATTATCAACGTCATGGTGCAATCagtagagaaagaaaactgaccaagaCACTGCTCATTGTAACAGTCGTATCGTTAATACTATTGCTGCCTTATGGTATTGTCTTGTTTTATGTTCGTTCTTTAGGCGAGAGTTCTTTTGAAACAAGTGCTTATCAAATAGGGTGGTACTGGCATGTAATATATTGTGTAAGCTGCTTTTTTTACGCAAACTCTTTTATAAATCCATTTCTATATGCAATAAAAATACCAGAGTTCAAACGAGCTCTGCTTTTATTATTGCGTTGTAGATCTCCCCGCTCGAAGGCAGTTCAGATTTTTCCTCTTAATGACATATAG
- the LOC138028248 gene encoding QRFP-like peptide receptor isoform X2: MEMTNDSDLQNRTLNFKFFSSSECIAWLTIFGIEAVAIVTLNALTIIIFLKEQSLRGKRSVYLVISLAVADMLVGCNLIYVTFYLGKYCNFWTINVFETNLGLQALLTYFPAVSVTNLAVISLERVHATFRPFKHRLVKKMVFGAAVAAVWFTVGVLMASVFSRLLFDISMYQAEAAFVSFQFCCILIILVSYTSIAAKFYSTTHYQRHGAISRERKLTKTLLIVTVVSLILLLPYGIVLFYVRSLGESSFETSAYQIGWYWHVIYCVSCFFYANSFINPFLYAIKIPEFKRALLLLLRCRSPRSKAVQIFPLNDI, encoded by the coding sequence ATGACCAATGATTCTGATCTTCAAAACAGAAcgttaaatttcaaatttttttcgtCATCGGAGTGCATCGCCTGGCTGACAATCTTTGGCATCGAGGCTGTTGCTATCGTGACACTGAATGCCCTTACAATCATTATTTTCCTGAAAGAGCAAAGTCTTCGCGGCAAGCGTAGTGTGTACCTGGTGATCAGCCTTGCAGTGGCAGACATGCTCGTTGGATGCAATTTGATCTATGTGACTTTTTATCTGGGAAagtattgtaatttttggaCGATTAACGTATTTGAGACCAACTTGGGCTTACAAGCTTTGCTCACTTACTTCCCAGCAGTCTCAGTAACAAACCTCGCTGTTATTTCTTTGGAGCGAGTGCACGCAACATTTCGTCCATTCAAGCATCGTCTAGTCAAAAAAATGGTGTTTGGAGCAGCTGTTGCGGCTGTTTGGTTTACAGTTGGCGTTTTGATGGCCAGCGTTTTTTCACGGTTGCTGTTCGACATTAGTATGTATCAGGCGGAAGCAGCATTCGTCTCATTCCAATTCTGTTGCATTTTAATTATCCTGGTTTCTTACACGTCCATCGCTGCTAAGTTTTACAGTACAACTCATTATCAACGTCATGGTGCAATCagtagagaaagaaaactgaccaagaCACTGCTCATTGTAACAGTCGTATCGTTAATACTATTGCTGCCTTATGGTATTGTCTTGTTTTATGTTCGTTCTTTAGGCGAGAGTTCTTTTGAAACAAGTGCTTATCAAATAGGGTGGTACTGGCATGTAATATATTGTGTAAGCTGCTTTTTTTACGCAAACTCTTTTATAAATCCATTTCTATATGCAATAAAAATACCAGAGTTCAAACGAGCTCTGCTTTTATTATTGCGTTGTAGATCTCCCCGCTCGAAGGCAGTTCAGATTTTTCCTCTTAATGACATATAG